The Carcharodon carcharias isolate sCarCar2 chromosome 2, sCarCar2.pri, whole genome shotgun sequence genomic sequence TCTTTGGTGTCTGTTTGAGGATTCTGGACCTCGCCTCCACGTAGATTCTCCCATACAGAGCGATAAGCAGCAATGTGGGAATGTAAAAGGCTCCAAAAGTTGAATAAACAGTGTAGAAGATTTGGTCGGTGTTGACTGTGCAGTGCATCAGCTCTCCGGCTTTGGCTTGTCTCCAGAATAAAGGTGGAATGGAAATACAAACTGAGATCACCCAAACGGTGACTATCATCCCAGCGGCTCTTTCAGGGGTTCTCTTGATCGAGTACCCAACGGCATCTGTGATGGCCCAGTATCTGTCCAAAGCGATCACACATAAATGGAGGATTGAGGCGGTGCAACAGGTGATGTCGGAGGACAGCCAAATATCACAGACGATCTGTCCGAAATTCCAAGTCCCACTGACAGTATAGACAATGCTTATAGGCATGACTAATATAGAGACCAGGAGATCAGTGACCGCCAGGGAGGCGATCAGGATATTGGCCGGAGTGTGGAGCTTCCTGGTCTGGTAGATAGTGGCGATTACAAACCCATTGGACAACACAGTCGCTAGGGTGAGGAGACACAGCAAAACCGAGACAGAGATGCCCAGTGCTGTGATGCCACCAACCCCACCAGCAGTGTCTAGTTTGGTGCTGCAGTTTAAGTTCTTCGAATTGGTTTGCAAGTCAACGCTGTTTGGTTCCAGACATTCGGCTGATTGGTTCATCATTCCCCGGACTGGAAATCACCAAATCGATGAGAACAATAAACGGCGCCTCTCAGCATGGAGACACCCCCGCATTACCGCCCAATATTCCGTGACAGTTACCTAAGATGTCTGGTTGACAAAATTGCGGGGACTTATTGGCAACAGAGGAACAGATTCTGCACCAAATTGACTGATTTAAGTAAGTGCCCGTGTTCAGAAGCACATCCTATTTGGGATAAGTGAAAAGCAGATATTCCCAAACATTTCGGTCACAGGATAGAGATACCGCCCGAACACGGCTGCTTTAATATGTAAACTTCTGCATGTTCACATGAATGTTTGCTGGGTCATTCACTTTCATCTCACTTGAGAATAATTGCTCCGACTGACTTTTCATCTTTTAGCTGTTCAACACGGTTTGTTAAAAATAATATCCTGAATAAAGATTGTTTGCCACTTCCGGATAAATATATTTCATCTGTAATTTCCATTTTAGACGCTGACGAAATCCAGAGTCCATCAAGTTGTTTGTTTCATTTTTCTAATGCCAGTTTCCGTAGCGTTTGTCGATTTCGACACACGCCAAACATTTTCTTGGGAGTGTTTTTCCCTGAATTGGTTCAGATTCATCCACCGCTGTATTTTGAGTTGAAATACAATGGCATTTAGTGCATCTTGTCGGAATTGTGTCTGGCCCGCACTCTTCAAGTTGTTTTCTAGCGTCCCGCCCACACCGGGAGGGAGTCTGAACAAACTGAAACAGTCCCTCCGCTCCCAGTCCTACCGCATAACAAAGCGCTTCCTCTGGGTCATAGTGCTCCTTGATTATTTTCCATCTGCTTTCTCGACC encodes the following:
- the LOC121275424 gene encoding 5-hydroxytryptamine receptor 1B-like yields the protein MMNQSAECLEPNSVDLQTNSKNLNCSTKLDTAGGVGGITALGISVSVLLCLLTLATVLSNGFVIATIYQTRKLHTPANILIASLAVTDLLVSILVMPISIVYTVSGTWNFGQIVCDIWLSSDITCCTASILHLCVIALDRYWAITDAVGYSIKRTPERAAGMIVTVWVISVCISIPPLFWRQAKAGELMHCTVNTDQIFYTVYSTFGAFYIPTLLLIALYGRIYVEARSRILKQTPKKRGKRLTKAQLVTDSPGSASISSVNSRANEASSETGSPVYLNPVKVKVSDALLERKRISAARERKATKTLGIILGAFIVCWLPFFIITLVLPICREACWFHHVIFDFFNWLGYLNSLINPIIYTMSNEDFKQAFQKLIRFR